The Methanofervidicoccus sp. A16 genome has a segment encoding these proteins:
- a CDS encoding MogA/MoaB family molybdenum cofactor biosynthesis protein gives MHEKIENVVYGVVTVSDSRFNKLIAGEDVEDRSGSFLREELKAKYHVLIPDNRDMLKGVIDHLIDFTDVDCIVITGGTGISPRDNTPEVLREMFHKELTGFSVLFHNLSYKEVKYATLLSRATAGIYRGRVIYALPGSLNACKTALPIIKEETGHILKHIRE, from the coding sequence ATGCATGAAAAAATAGAAAATGTCGTCTATGGAGTAGTAACTGTAAGTGATAGTAGATTTAACAAACTGATCGCTGGAGAAGATGTTGAAGATAGATCTGGAAGTTTTCTAAGAGAGGAGTTAAAGGCTAAATATCACGTATTAATACCTGACAACAGAGATATGTTAAAGGGAGTCATAGATCACCTTATAGACTTCACAGATGTAGATTGTATAGTAATAACAGGTGGTACAGGTATTTCTCCAAGGGATAACACTCCAGAGGTTTTAAGGGAGATGTTTCATAAAGAGTTAACAGGGTTTTCAGTACTATTCCATAATTTAAGTTATAAAGAGGTAAAATACGCTACATTACTTTCAAGGGCTACTGCAGGGATATATAGAGGGAGAGTAATATACGCATTACCAGGATCTCTAAATGCCTGTAAAACTGCATTACCAATTATTAAAGAGGAGACTGGACATATTTTAAAGCATATAAGAGAGTGA
- the ilvD gene encoding dihydroxy-acid dehydratase produces MISNSVKKGINRAPHRSLLKACGYTDEEINRPFIGVVNSYTEVVPGHIHLRTLADAVKKGIYANGGTAFEFNTMAICDGIAMGHEGMRYSLPSREIIADTVESMAKAHGFDGLVLLPSCDKIVPGMIMGALRLNIPFVVVTGGPMLPGEIHGKRYDLISVFEGVGAYKAGKIDEKELKEIEDHACPGPGSCAGLFTANTMACITEALGLSLPMCATTHAVDAQKVRICKRSGEVVVDLVRKNIKPTDILTKESFENAILVDLALGGSTNTTLHIPAIASEMERGLITLDDFDRLSEEVPHIASIRPNGEHFMLDLHRAGGIPAVLKVLEDKIRDAKTVSGKTIKEIIREVKYIDHRVIRPIDKPVHKEAGLRILRGNLAPRGAVVKISAVDPKMYQHEGPARVFNSEEEALEAILGGEIEAGDIIVIRYEGPAGGPGMKEMLAPTSAICGMGLDDKVALITDGRFSGGSRGPCIGHVSPEAMAGGPIAIVEDGDIISIDMIGKSLQLKLSEEEIRERFSKWKRPEPKVKKGYLARYSRLVTSADEGAILKF; encoded by the coding sequence TGAGGAGATAAACAGACCCTTTATCGGAGTGGTCAACAGTTATACAGAGGTTGTGCCTGGCCATATACACTTGAGAACTCTTGCAGATGCTGTTAAGAAAGGTATATATGCAAATGGAGGTACTGCCTTTGAGTTCAACACCATGGCTATCTGTGACGGTATTGCCATGGGACATGAGGGTATGAGATACTCTCTACCTTCAAGGGAGATTATAGCAGATACTGTAGAGAGTATGGCTAAAGCCCATGGTTTCGATGGGTTGGTGCTCCTTCCATCCTGTGATAAGATAGTGCCTGGTATGATAATGGGAGCATTGAGGTTGAATATTCCTTTTGTAGTTGTTACTGGAGGTCCTATGCTCCCTGGAGAGATCCATGGAAAGAGATACGATTTAATAAGTGTATTTGAAGGTGTAGGGGCTTATAAAGCTGGAAAGATAGATGAAAAGGAGTTAAAAGAGATAGAAGATCATGCCTGCCCTGGACCTGGGAGTTGTGCAGGATTATTTACTGCCAATACTATGGCATGTATAACTGAGGCGTTGGGGTTATCTCTGCCCATGTGTGCCACAACCCATGCGGTAGATGCCCAGAAAGTAAGGATATGTAAGAGAAGTGGAGAAGTGGTGGTAGATTTAGTGAGGAAAAATATAAAACCTACAGATATCCTAACAAAGGAATCCTTTGAGAACGCCATACTTGTAGATCTGGCACTGGGAGGTTCCACAAATACAACTCTACATATCCCTGCAATTGCAAGTGAGATGGAGAGAGGTCTTATAACCTTAGATGACTTCGACAGGCTAAGTGAGGAAGTGCCTCATATAGCCTCTATTAGGCCCAATGGAGAGCATTTTATGTTGGATCTACACAGGGCTGGAGGTATTCCTGCAGTCTTGAAGGTACTTGAGGATAAGATAAGGGATGCTAAAACTGTAAGTGGGAAGACTATAAAGGAGATCATAAGGGAGGTTAAGTATATAGATCATAGGGTAATAAGACCTATTGATAAACCTGTGCATAAGGAGGCAGGTTTAAGGATATTACGGGGAAATCTCGCCCCAAGGGGTGCTGTAGTTAAGATCAGTGCAGTGGATCCAAAGATGTATCAACATGAGGGACCTGCAAGGGTATTTAACTCTGAGGAGGAGGCCTTAGAGGCTATACTTGGAGGGGAGATTGAGGCAGGTGATATAATAGTTATAAGATACGAGGGCCCTGCAGGGGGTCCTGGGATGAAGGAGATGTTGGCTCCAACATCTGCAATATGTGGTATGGGGCTAGATGATAAAGTTGCCCTTATTACAGACGGTAGGTTCAGTGGAGGTAGTAGAGGCCCTTGTATAGGTCATGTATCTCCAGAGGCAATGGCTGGAGGTCCTATTGCTATTGTAGAGGATGGAGATATTATATCCATAGATATGATAGGGAAGAGTCTCCAGTTGAAGTTATCTGAGGAGGAGATAAGGGAGAGATTCTCAAAGTGGAAGAGGCCGGAACCTAAGGTTAAAAAAGGATACTTGGCAAGGTATTCCAGATTAGTTACCTCGGCAGATGAAGGGGCAATATTGAAGTTTTAG